The Flavobacterium sp. HJ-32-4 genome contains a region encoding:
- the groL gene encoding chaperonin GroEL (60 kDa chaperone family; promotes refolding of misfolded polypeptides especially under stressful conditions; forms two stacked rings of heptamers to form a barrel-shaped 14mer; ends can be capped by GroES; misfolded proteins enter the barrel where they are refolded when GroES binds): MAKEIKFDIEARDGLKRGVDALANAVKVTLGPKGRNVIIGKSFGGPNVTKDGVTVAKEIELKDTLENMGAQMVKEVASKTNDLAGDGTTTATVLAQAIVKEGLKNVAAGANPMDLKRGIDKAVEAIVTDLGKQAKEVGSSSEKIKQVASISANNDDIIGDLIASAFEKVGKEGVITVEEAKGTDTYVDVVEGMQFDRGYLSAYFVTNPEKMEVELERPYILLYDKKVSSLKELLPVLEPVAQSGKPLLIIAEDVDGEALSTLVVNKLRGALKIAAVKAPGFGDRRKAMLEDIAILTGGTVVSEESGYTLENATLDMLGTAEKVSIDKDNTTIVNGAGKADLIQNRVNQIKAQMEVTTSDYDREKLQERLAKLAGGVAVLYVGAASEVEMKEKKDRVDDALHATRAAVEEGIVAGGGVALLRAKSVLKELASSNADEATGIQIVSRAVEAPLRTIVENAGLEGSVVVDKVLNGKDDFGYNAKSDEYVDMLKAGIIDPKKVTRVALENAASVAGMILTTECALVDIKEENAGGGMPMGGGMPGMM, encoded by the coding sequence ATGGCAAAAGAAATAAAATTCGACATCGAAGCCCGCGACGGACTCAAGCGCGGCGTAGACGCATTGGCAAATGCAGTGAAAGTGACACTGGGCCCTAAAGGACGCAATGTCATCATCGGCAAATCCTTTGGCGGACCTAACGTCACCAAAGACGGCGTGACCGTGGCAAAAGAAATCGAATTGAAAGATACCCTCGAGAACATGGGTGCCCAAATGGTAAAAGAAGTGGCATCCAAAACCAACGACCTGGCCGGTGACGGCACCACGACTGCTACGGTACTGGCACAGGCGATCGTAAAAGAGGGCCTTAAAAACGTTGCCGCCGGCGCGAATCCGATGGATTTGAAGCGCGGCATCGACAAAGCCGTGGAAGCGATCGTAACCGACCTTGGCAAACAGGCGAAAGAAGTAGGAAGCTCTTCTGAGAAAATCAAGCAGGTGGCTTCCATCTCTGCCAATAACGACGACATCATCGGTGACCTTATCGCCTCTGCTTTCGAAAAAGTAGGCAAAGAAGGTGTGATCACTGTAGAAGAAGCCAAAGGAACCGACACGTATGTGGATGTAGTAGAAGGTATGCAATTCGACCGTGGCTACCTGTCGGCTTACTTCGTGACCAACCCGGAGAAAATGGAAGTCGAACTTGAGCGTCCGTACATCCTGTTGTATGACAAGAAAGTATCGTCGTTGAAAGAACTCCTTCCGGTACTTGAACCCGTTGCCCAATCGGGAAAACCGCTTTTGATCATCGCGGAAGATGTAGACGGCGAAGCCCTTTCTACCCTCGTGGTGAACAAGCTTCGTGGCGCGCTGAAAATCGCGGCTGTAAAAGCACCTGGTTTCGGTGACCGTCGCAAGGCGATGCTGGAAGATATCGCCATCCTGACCGGTGGTACGGTGGTCTCGGAAGAAAGCGGTTATACGCTTGAAAACGCGACCCTCGACATGTTGGGTACGGCTGAGAAAGTGAGCATCGACAAAGACAATACGACCATCGTGAACGGTGCGGGCAAAGCCGACCTGATCCAGAACCGCGTGAACCAGATCAAGGCGCAGATGGAAGTGACCACGTCGGACTACGACCGTGAGAAACTGCAGGAGCGTTTGGCGAAACTGGCAGGCGGTGTAGCCGTACTTTACGTAGGTGCTGCTTCGGAGGTGGAAATGAAAGAGAAAAAAGACCGCGTTGACGACGCCCTCCATGCTACACGCGCTGCGGTGGAAGAAGGCATCGTAGCCGGTGGTGGCGTAGCGTTGCTGCGTGCGAAATCGGTGTTGAAAGAGCTTGCTTCCTCGAATGCAGACGAAGCGACCGGCATCCAGATCGTATCGCGTGCGGTGGAAGCGCCTTTGCGTACAATCGTTGAGAACGCAGGTCTTGAAGGATCTGTGGTGGTCGACAAGGTATTGAACGGCAAAGACGATTTCGGTTACAACGCGAAGAGTGACGAATATGTCGACATGCTGAAAGCGGGCATCATCGATCCGAAGAAAGTAACGCGTGTGGCGTTGGAAAATGCGGCTTCGGTAGCCGGTATGATCCTTACGACCGAGTGCGCTTTGGTAGACATCAAAGAAGAGAATGCAGGCGGCGGCATGCCGATGGGCGGTGGAATGCCGGGTATGATGTAA